A genomic window from Camelina sativa cultivar DH55 chromosome 2, Cs, whole genome shotgun sequence includes:
- the LOC104726843 gene encoding protein HOTHEAD-like: MTINSCIHVFRNILVVVFIFHGSCYSEKAGHYTFMKDATLAPKLARFDYIIGGGGTAGCALAATLSQNASVLVLERGGSPYDNPTASDIGNFANTLLSNTPNSWSQLFVSEDGVYNTRPRVLGGGSVINAGFYSRAGDDYVEEAEWEMDEVKAAYEWVEKKLVFEPQVMGWQSALKDGLLEAGEFPDNGFTYDHIYGTKIGGTIFDRAGHRHTAADLLEYANPETIVVYLQASVHKIIFTTKGSQKPKAYQVIFEDANGVFHKVELANNAMNEVILSAGAMGSPQLLMLSGVGPEAHLANRGVNPLVLDHPMVGQGMADNPLNPLLILSPQSVEVSLVQAVGITKFDTYIEGASGLSLSFDLTRRFFDGVLNLFNETSDTTSRNVLTKSIVNFLKPLDLGLNVMINGGIIFHKVDGPASRGHMELRNSNPHDNPSVTFNYYQEPEDLNKCVEGVETIIKVINSKAFSEYKYPGVTGHELLGLMLGLPTNLRPRHLSSSFDLKQFCIDTVMTIWHYHGGCQVGKVVDKNYKVIGIDALRVIDGSTFLKSPGTNPQATVMMLGRYMGQKILRERAAFHEK, translated from the exons ATGACCATCAACTCATGTATTCATGTATTCCGTAATATACTCGTCGTAGTGTTCATCTTCCATGGCTCTTGTTATTCCGAGAAAG CCGGGCATTATACATTTATGAAAGATGCTACATTGGCACCAAAGCTAGCTCGTTTCGACTACAtcatcggaggaggaggaacagCAGGTTGTGCATTAGCCGCAACGCTCTCTCAAAACGCTAGTGTTTTGGTTCTTGAACGTGGTGGCTCCCCTTATGACAATCCCACGGCCAGTGATATTGGAAACTTCGCTAACACACTCTTAAGCAACACACCGAACTCGTGGTCGCAGCTCTTCGTCTCCGAGGACGGCGTTTACAACACACGGCCACGTGTCCTCGGTGGAGGCTCGGTGATAAACGCAGGATTTTACTCGCGTGCGGGCGATGATTACGTGGAGGAAGCTGAGTGGGAGATGGATGAAGTGAAAGCTGCTTACGAGTGGGTCGAGAAGAAACTTGTGTTCGAGCCACAAGTGATGGGATGGCAATCGGCACTCAAAGATGGGCTTTTGGAGGCTGGTGAGTTTCCGGACAACGGTTTCACGTACGATCATATCTACGGGACAAAGATCGGTGGTACGATCTTTGACCGTGCTGGTCATAGACACACGGCGGCGGATTTGTTAGAATATGCTAATCCGGAAACGATTGTTGTTTACTTGCAAGCTTCTGTTCACAAGATCATCTTCACCACCAAAG gTAGCCAAAAACCAAAAGCGTACCAAGTGATATTTGAGGACGCAAATGGAGTGTTCCACAAGGTAGAGCTAGCAAATAACGCAATGAACGAAGTGATCTTGTCAGCTGGAGCCATGGGTAGTCCGCAACTGTTGATGCTGAGTGGCGTGGGTCCTGAAGCCCATCTTGCTAATCGTGGCGTGAACCCACTCGTTCTAGATCACCCCATGGTTGGGCAGGGAATGGCTGATAATCCCCTTAACCCCTTACTCATCCTTTCTCCTCAATCTGTAGAAGTATCCCTCGTACAAGCTGTTGGGATCACAAAGTTTGATACTTACATCGAAGGTGCAAGTGGTTTGAGtctctcttttgatttgacCCGTAGGTTTTTCGATGgtgttttgaatctttttaacgag ACAAGCGATACTACGTCTAGGAATGTCCTGACCAAGTCTATCgtaaactttttaaaacccttGGATCTTGGATTGAACGTGATGATCAATGGGGGTATAATATTCCACAAGGTAGATGGACCAGCCTCGAGAGGACACATGGAGCTCCGGAACAGTAATCCTCACGATAACCCTTCAGTGACATTCAACTACTATCAAGAACCAGAGGATTTGAACAAGTGTGTTGAAGGGGTTGAGACCATTATTAAAGTGATAAATTCCAAGGCTTTCTCAGAGTACAAGTACCCTGGTGTGACCGGGCATGAACTGTTAGGTCTCATGTTGGGCCTTCCCACCAATCTGAGGCCGAGGCACTTGAGCTCAAGTTTCGACTTGAAGCAGTTTTGCATCGACACTGTGATGACTATTTGGCATTACCATGGAGGTTGCCAAGTTGGAAAAGTCGTTGACAAGAATTACAAAGTCATAGGCATAGATGCCTTAAGGGTCATTGATGGATCCACATTTCTCAAGTCTCCGGGGACTAATCCGCAAGCCACAGTCATGATGCTCGGAAG GTACATGGGGCAGAAAATTCTTAGGGAAAGGGCCGCTTTCCACGAAAAATAG
- the LOC104726860 gene encoding protein HOTHEAD-like isoform X2, translating into MDFHIFCFILITIFILYSPCYSDKGYYGFMKDATLAPTYARFDYIVIGGGTSGCALAATLSQNANVLVLERGGSPYDNLAATNIENFAITLLNTTPKAWSQLFISEDGVYNHRARVLGGDSVLNARFYSRAEEAYVKMAEWDIDEVEAAYEWVETKLVFKPQVMGWQSALKNGLLEAGVVPYNGFTYLHINGTKIGGTIFDPAGHRHSAADLLAYANPDGIVVYLHALVHKILFTTTREGERPKAYGVIYQDANGVFHKAELGKNAMNEVFLSAGAIGSPQLLMLSGVGPMAHLESHRVNPVVLDQPMVGQGMGDNPMNAAIVPSPQPVELSLVQVVGITRFYDFIEGGSGLNVSFNLTHKLFDGMLDLLNQRLRLNIIENVGVVFHKVDGPLSRGYLELRNLNPDDNPSVTFNYYREPEDLKRCVKGLETVIKVINSNAFSKYKYPGVTARELLNVMLGLPINLRPRHETSTFNLTQFCIDTVMTIWHYHGGCQVGRVVDKNYKVIGIDALRVIDGSTFLKSPGTNPQATVMMLGRYMGQRILRERAAFREKDCDYSTVVPTKDETSIGYSSSKKKKF; encoded by the exons AtggattttcatattttttgttttattctgatCACAATTTTCATATTGTATAGCCCATGTTATTCCGATAAAG GGTATTATGGATTTATGAAAGATGCAACACTAGCACCAACTTATGCTCGCTTCGACTACATAGTCATCGGAGGAGGGACCTCCGGTTGTGCATTAGCCGCAACACTATCTCAAAACGCCAACGTTTTGGTTCTTGAACGCGGCGGCTCTCCTTATGACAATCTTGCGGCTACCAATATCGAAAACTTCGCCATCACACTCTTAAACACCACACCAAAAGCTTGGTCGCAGCTTTTCATCTCCGAGGACGGCGTTTACAACCATCGTGCACGCGTCCTCGGTGGAGACTCGGTGCTGAACGCTAGGTTTTACTCACGTGCCGAGGAAGCTTACGTGAAGATGGCTGAGTGGGATATCGATGAAGTGGAAGCTGCTTACGAATGGGTAGAAACGAAACTTGTGTTCAAGCCACAAGTGATGGGATGGCAATCGGCACTTAAAAATGGGCTTTTGGAAGCTGGAGTGGTTCCATACAACGGTTTCACGTACCTTCATATTAATGGGACTAAGATCGGCGGTACGATCTTTGACCCTGCCGGCCATAGACACTCGGCTGCAGATTTGTTAGCGTATGCTAATCCGGACGGGATTGTTGTCTACTTGCACGCTCTTGTCCACAAGATCCTCTTCACCACCACTAGAG AAGGAGAGAGGCCTAAGGCGTACGGAGTAATATATCAGGACGCAAATGGAGTGTTCCACAAGGCAGAGCTGGGAAAGAACGCAATGAACGAGGTTTTTTTGTCTGCGGGAGCCATTGGTAGCCCGCAACTATTGATGCTGAGTGGTGTTGGTCCTATGGCCCATCTTGAGTCTCATAGGGTGAATCCGGTGGTCCTGGATCAACCCATGGTTGGGCAAGGGATGGGAGATAATCCGATGAACGCTGCGATCGTCCCTTCTCCTCAACCTGTAGAACTGTCCCTCGTACAGGTCGTTGGAATCACTAGGTTCTATGATTTCATTGAAGGAGGAAGTGGCTTAAACGTCTCTTTTAACTTGACCCATAAATTATTCGATGGTATGTTGGATCTTCTCAACCag AGGCTTCGATTGAACATAATTGAAAATGTGGGCGTGGTCTTCCACAAAGTAGACGGACCGCTCTCAAGAGGTTACTTAGAACTCCGGAACTTAAATCCAGATGATAACCCTTCAGTGACATTCAACTACTACCGAGAACCAGAAGATCTTAAGAGATGTGTTAAGGGACTTGAAACAGTTATTAAAGTGATAAACTCTAATGCCTTCTCCAAGTACAAGTACCCAGGTGTGACCGCACGTGAGCTGCTCAATGTCATGTTGGGCCTTCCCATCAATCTGAG GCCAAGGCACGAGACCTCAACGTTCAACTTGACGCAGTTTTGCATTGATACTGTGATGACTATATGGCATTACCATGGAGGTTGCCAAGTTGGAAGAGTGGTCGACAAGAATTACAAAGTCATAGGCATTGATGCCTTAAGGGTCATTGATGGATCAACATTTCTCAAGTCTCCGGGGACTAATCCACAAGCCACGGTCATGATGCTCGGAAG GTACATGGGGCAAAGGATTCTTCGAGAGAGAGCTGCTTTTCGAGAAAAAGATTGTGATTATTCTACCGTTGTTCCAACTAAAGATGAGACCAGTATTGGCTATTCAtcatccaagaagaagaaattctGA
- the LOC104726869 gene encoding DNA-directed RNA polymerases II, IV and V subunit 6A gives MADDDYNEVDDLGYEDEPVEPEIEEGVEEDADMKEEDINGEPIETEDKVETEAVQRPRKTSKFMTKYERARILGTRALQISMNAPVMVELEGETDPLEIAMKELRQRKIPFTIRRYLPDGSFEEWGVDELIVEDSWKRQVGGD, from the exons ATGGCTGACGATGATTACAACGAAGTCGATGACTTGGG ATATGAGGATGAGCCAGTGGAGCCTGAGATTGAA GAAGGAGTAGAGGAAGATGCTGATATGAAAGAGGAGGATATCAATGGTGAGCCAATTGAAACAGAAGATAAGGTTGAAACTGAAGCTGTACAACGTCCACGGAAAACGTCCAAGTTTATGACCAAGTATGAACGTGCACGTATTCTCGGTACTCGCGCTTTGCAGATTAG CATGAATGCTCCTGTCATGGTCGAGCTAGAGGGTGAGACTGATCCTCTTGAG ATTGCAATGAAGGAGCTTAGGCAAAGGAAGATTCCATTCACTATCAGACGCTATCTACCTGATGGAAG TTTCGAGGAGTGGGGAGTTGATGAACTGATCGTTGAAGACTCGTGGAAGCGTCAAGTCGGTGGTGATTGA
- the LOC104726860 gene encoding protein HOTHEAD-like isoform X3 translates to MDFHIFCFILITIFILYSPCYSDKGYYGFMKDATLAPTYARFDYIVIGGGTSGCALAATLSQNANVLVLERGGSPYDNLAATNIENFAITLLNTTPKAWSQLFISEDGVYNHRARVLGGDSVLNARFYSRAEEAYVKMAEWDIDEVEAAYEWVETKLVFKPQVMGWQSALKNGLLEAGVVPYNGFTYLHINGTKIGGTIFDPAGHRHSAADLLAYANPDGIVVYLHALVHKILFTTTREGERPKAYGVIYQDANGVFHKAELGKNAMNEVFLSAGAIGSPQLLMLSGVGPMAHLESHRVNPVVLDQPMVGQGMGDNPMNAAIVPSPQPVELSLVQVVGITRFYDFIEGGSGLNVSFNLTHKLFDGMLDLLNQRLRLNIIENVGVVFHKVDGPLSRGYLELRNLNPDDNPSVTFNYYREPEDLKRCVKGLETVIKVINSNAFSKYKYPGVTARELLNVMLGLPINLRPRHETSTFNLTQFCIDTVMTIWHYHGGCQVGRVVDKNYKVIGIDALRVIDGSTFLKSPGTNPQATVMMLGRYMGQRILRERAAFREKDCDYSTVVPTKDETSIGYSSSKKKKF, encoded by the exons AtggattttcatattttttgttttattctgatCACAATTTTCATATTGTATAGCCCATGTTATTCCGATAAAG GGTATTATGGATTTATGAAAGATGCAACACTAGCACCAACTTATGCTCGCTTCGACTACATAGTCATCGGAGGAGGGACCTCCGGTTGTGCATTAGCCGCAACACTATCTCAAAACGCCAACGTTTTGGTTCTTGAACGCGGCGGCTCTCCTTATGACAATCTTGCGGCTACCAATATCGAAAACTTCGCCATCACACTCTTAAACACCACACCAAAAGCTTGGTCGCAGCTTTTCATCTCCGAGGACGGCGTTTACAACCATCGTGCACGCGTCCTCGGTGGAGACTCGGTGCTGAACGCTAGGTTTTACTCACGTGCCGAGGAAGCTTACGTGAAGATGGCTGAGTGGGATATCGATGAAGTGGAAGCTGCTTACGAATGGGTAGAAACGAAACTTGTGTTCAAGCCACAAGTGATGGGATGGCAATCGGCACTTAAAAATGGGCTTTTGGAAGCTGGAGTGGTTCCATACAACGGTTTCACGTACCTTCATATTAATGGGACTAAGATCGGCGGTACGATCTTTGACCCTGCCGGCCATAGACACTCGGCTGCAGATTTGTTAGCGTATGCTAATCCGGACGGGATTGTTGTCTACTTGCACGCTCTTGTCCACAAGATCCTCTTCACCACCACTAGAG AAGGAGAGAGGCCTAAGGCGTACGGAGTAATATATCAGGACGCAAATGGAGTGTTCCACAAGGCAGAGCTGGGAAAGAACGCAATGAACGAGGTTTTTTTGTCTGCGGGAGCCATTGGTAGCCCGCAACTATTGATGCTGAGTGGTGTTGGTCCTATGGCCCATCTTGAGTCTCATAGGGTGAATCCGGTGGTCCTGGATCAACCCATGGTTGGGCAAGGGATGGGAGATAATCCGATGAACGCTGCGATCGTCCCTTCTCCTCAACCTGTAGAACTGTCCCTCGTACAGGTCGTTGGAATCACTAGGTTCTATGATTTCATTGAAGGAGGAAGTGGCTTAAACGTCTCTTTTAACTTGACCCATAAATTATTCGATGGTATGTTGGATCTTCTCAACCag AGGCTTCGATTGAACATAATTGAAAATGTGGGCGTGGTCTTCCACAAAGTAGACGGACCGCTCTCAAGAGGTTACTTAGAACTCCGGAACTTAAATCCAGATGATAACCCTTCAGTGACATTCAACTACTACCGAGAACCAGAAGATCTTAAGAGATGTGTTAAGGGACTTGAAACAGTTATTAAAGTGATAAACTCTAATGCCTTCTCCAAGTACAAGTACCCAGGTGTGACCGCACGTGAGCTGCTCAATGTCATGTTGGGCCTTCCCATCAATCTGAGGCCAAG GCACGAGACCTCAACGTTCAACTTGACGCAGTTTTGCATTGATACTGTGATGACTATATGGCATTACCATGGAGGTTGCCAAGTTGGAAGAGTGGTCGACAAGAATTACAAAGTCATAGGCATTGATGCCTTAAGGGTCATTGATGGATCAACATTTCTCAAGTCTCCGGGGACTAATCCACAAGCCACGGTCATGATGCTCGGAAG GTACATGGGGCAAAGGATTCTTCGAGAGAGAGCTGCTTTTCGAGAAAAAGATTGTGATTATTCTACCGTTGTTCCAACTAAAGATGAGACCAGTATTGGCTATTCAtcatccaagaagaagaaattctGA
- the LOC104726860 gene encoding protein HOTHEAD-like isoform X4 — translation MDFHIFCFILITIFILYSPCYSDKGYYGFMKDATLAPTYARFDYIVIGGGTSGCALAATLSQNANVLVLERGGSPYDNLAATNIENFAITLLNTTPKAWSQLFISEDGVYNHRARVLGGDSVLNARFYSRAEEAYVKMAEWDIDEVEAAYEWVETKLVFKPQVMGWQSALKNGLLEAGVVPYNGFTYLHINGTKIGGTIFDPAGHRHSAADLLAYANPDGIVVYLHALVHKILFTTTRGERPKAYGVIYQDANGVFHKAELGKNAMNEVFLSAGAIGSPQLLMLSGVGPMAHLESHRVNPVVLDQPMVGQGMGDNPMNAAIVPSPQPVELSLVQVVGITKFYDFIEGGSGLNVSFNLTHKLFDGMLDLLNQRLRLNIIENVGVVFHKVDGPLSRGYLELRNLNPDDNPSVTFNYYREPEDLKRCVKGLETVIKVINSNAFSKYKYPGVTARELLNVMLGLPINLRPRHETSTFNLTQFCIDTVMTIWHYHGGCQVGRVVDKNYKVIGIDALRVIDGSTFLKSPGTNPQATVMMLGRYMGQRILRERAAFREKDCDYSTVVPTKDETSIGYSSSKKKKF, via the exons AtggattttcatattttttgttttattctgatCACAATTTTCATATTGTATAGCCCATGTTATTCCGATAAAG GGTATTATGGATTTATGAAAGATGCAACACTAGCACCAACTTATGCTCGCTTCGACTACATAGTCATCGGAGGAGGGACCTCCGGTTGTGCATTAGCCGCAACACTATCTCAAAACGCCAACGTTTTGGTTCTTGAACGCGGCGGCTCTCCTTATGACAATCTTGCGGCTACCAATATCGAAAACTTCGCCATCACACTCTTAAACACCACACCAAAAGCTTGGTCGCAGCTTTTCATCTCCGAGGACGGCGTTTACAACCATCGTGCACGCGTCCTCGGTGGAGACTCGGTGCTGAACGCTAGGTTTTACTCACGTGCCGAGGAAGCTTACGTGAAGATGGCTGAGTGGGATATCGATGAAGTGGAAGCTGCTTACGAATGGGTAGAAACGAAACTTGTGTTCAAGCCACAAGTGATGGGATGGCAATCGGCACTTAAAAATGGGCTTTTGGAAGCTGGAGTGGTTCCATACAACGGTTTCACGTACCTTCATATTAATGGGACTAAGATCGGCGGTACGATCTTTGACCCTGCCGGCCATAGACACTCGGCTGCAGATTTGTTAGCGTATGCTAATCCGGACGGGATTGTTGTCTACTTGCACGCTCTTGTCCACAAGATCCTCTTCACCACCACTAGAG GAGAGAGGCCTAAGGCGTACGGAGTAATATATCAGGACGCAAATGGAGTGTTCCACAAGGCAGAGCTGGGAAAGAACGCAATGAACGAGGTTTTTTTGTCTGCGGGAGCCATTGGTAGCCCGCAACTATTGATGCTGAGTGGTGTTGGTCCTATGGCCCATCTTGAGTCTCATAGGGTGAATCCGGTGGTCCTGGATCAACCCATG GTTGGGCAAGGGATGGGAGATAATCCGATGAACGCTGCGATCGTCCCTTCTCCTCAACCTGTAGAACTGTCCCTCGTACAGGTCGTTGGAATCACTAAGTTCTATGATTTCATTGAAGGAGGAAGTGGCTTAAACGTCTCTTTTAACTTGACCCATAAATTATTCGATGGTATGTTGGATCTTCTCAACCag AGGCTTCGATTGAACATAATTGAAAATGTGGGCGTGGTCTTCCACAAAGTAGACGGACCGCTCTCAAGAGGTTACTTAGAACTCCGGAACTTAAATCCAGATGATAACCCTTCAGTGACATTCAACTACTACCGAGAACCAGAAGATCTTAAGAGATGTGTTAAGGGACTTGAAACAGTTATTAAAGTGATAAACTCTAATGCCTTCTCCAAGTACAAGTACCCAGGTGTGACCGCACGTGAGCTGCTCAATGTCATGTTGGGCCTTCCCATCAATCTGAGGCCAAGGCACGAGACCTCAACGTTCAACTTGACGCAGTTTTGCATTGATACTGTGATGACTATATGGCATTACCATGGAGGTTGCCAAGTTGGAAGAGTGGTCGACAAGAATTACAAAGTCATAGGCATTGATGCCTTAAGGGTCATTGATGGATCAACATTTCTCAAGTCTCCGGGGACTAATCCACAAGCCACGGTCATGATGCTCGGAAG GTACATGGGGCAAAGGATTCTTCGAGAGAGAGCTGCTTTTCGAGAAAAAGATTGTGATTATTCTACCGTTGTTCCAACTAAAGATGAGACCAGTATTGGCTATTCAtcatccaagaagaagaaattctGA
- the LOC104726860 gene encoding protein HOTHEAD-like isoform X1: MDFHIFCFILITIFILYSPCYSDKGYYGFMKDATLAPTYARFDYIVIGGGTSGCALAATLSQNANVLVLERGGSPYDNLAATNIENFAITLLNTTPKAWSQLFISEDGVYNHRARVLGGDSVLNARFYSRAEEAYVKMAEWDIDEVEAAYEWVETKLVFKPQVMGWQSALKNGLLEAGVVPYNGFTYLHINGTKIGGTIFDPAGHRHSAADLLAYANPDGIVVYLHALVHKILFTTTREGERPKAYGVIYQDANGVFHKAELGKNAMNEVFLSAGAIGSPQLLMLSGVGPMAHLESHRVNPVVLDQPMVGQGMGDNPMNAAIVPSPQPVELSLVQVVGITKFYDFIEGGSGLNVSFNLTHKLFDGMLDLLNQRLRLNIIENVGVVFHKVDGPLSRGYLELRNLNPDDNPSVTFNYYREPEDLKRCVKGLETVIKVINSNAFSKYKYPGVTARELLNVMLGLPINLRPRHETSTFNLTQFCIDTVMTIWHYHGGCQVGRVVDKNYKVIGIDALRVIDGSTFLKSPGTNPQATVMMLGRYMGQRILRERAAFREKDCDYSTVVPTKDETSIGYSSSKKKKF, encoded by the exons AtggattttcatattttttgttttattctgatCACAATTTTCATATTGTATAGCCCATGTTATTCCGATAAAG GGTATTATGGATTTATGAAAGATGCAACACTAGCACCAACTTATGCTCGCTTCGACTACATAGTCATCGGAGGAGGGACCTCCGGTTGTGCATTAGCCGCAACACTATCTCAAAACGCCAACGTTTTGGTTCTTGAACGCGGCGGCTCTCCTTATGACAATCTTGCGGCTACCAATATCGAAAACTTCGCCATCACACTCTTAAACACCACACCAAAAGCTTGGTCGCAGCTTTTCATCTCCGAGGACGGCGTTTACAACCATCGTGCACGCGTCCTCGGTGGAGACTCGGTGCTGAACGCTAGGTTTTACTCACGTGCCGAGGAAGCTTACGTGAAGATGGCTGAGTGGGATATCGATGAAGTGGAAGCTGCTTACGAATGGGTAGAAACGAAACTTGTGTTCAAGCCACAAGTGATGGGATGGCAATCGGCACTTAAAAATGGGCTTTTGGAAGCTGGAGTGGTTCCATACAACGGTTTCACGTACCTTCATATTAATGGGACTAAGATCGGCGGTACGATCTTTGACCCTGCCGGCCATAGACACTCGGCTGCAGATTTGTTAGCGTATGCTAATCCGGACGGGATTGTTGTCTACTTGCACGCTCTTGTCCACAAGATCCTCTTCACCACCACTAGAG AAGGAGAGAGGCCTAAGGCGTACGGAGTAATATATCAGGACGCAAATGGAGTGTTCCACAAGGCAGAGCTGGGAAAGAACGCAATGAACGAGGTTTTTTTGTCTGCGGGAGCCATTGGTAGCCCGCAACTATTGATGCTGAGTGGTGTTGGTCCTATGGCCCATCTTGAGTCTCATAGGGTGAATCCGGTGGTCCTGGATCAACCCATG GTTGGGCAAGGGATGGGAGATAATCCGATGAACGCTGCGATCGTCCCTTCTCCTCAACCTGTAGAACTGTCCCTCGTACAGGTCGTTGGAATCACTAAGTTCTATGATTTCATTGAAGGAGGAAGTGGCTTAAACGTCTCTTTTAACTTGACCCATAAATTATTCGATGGTATGTTGGATCTTCTCAACCag AGGCTTCGATTGAACATAATTGAAAATGTGGGCGTGGTCTTCCACAAAGTAGACGGACCGCTCTCAAGAGGTTACTTAGAACTCCGGAACTTAAATCCAGATGATAACCCTTCAGTGACATTCAACTACTACCGAGAACCAGAAGATCTTAAGAGATGTGTTAAGGGACTTGAAACAGTTATTAAAGTGATAAACTCTAATGCCTTCTCCAAGTACAAGTACCCAGGTGTGACCGCACGTGAGCTGCTCAATGTCATGTTGGGCCTTCCCATCAATCTGAGGCCAAGGCACGAGACCTCAACGTTCAACTTGACGCAGTTTTGCATTGATACTGTGATGACTATATGGCATTACCATGGAGGTTGCCAAGTTGGAAGAGTGGTCGACAAGAATTACAAAGTCATAGGCATTGATGCCTTAAGGGTCATTGATGGATCAACATTTCTCAAGTCTCCGGGGACTAATCCACAAGCCACGGTCATGATGCTCGGAAG GTACATGGGGCAAAGGATTCTTCGAGAGAGAGCTGCTTTTCGAGAAAAAGATTGTGATTATTCTACCGTTGTTCCAACTAAAGATGAGACCAGTATTGGCTATTCAtcatccaagaagaagaaattctGA
- the LOC104726879 gene encoding protein HOTHEAD-like: MGLQILWLGRIVLVVTFISHALCFPDQAGYYSFMKDAILAPMFARFDYIIIGGGTSGCALAATLSQNASVLVLERGGAPYDNPTATDIGNFANTLSNTSPKSWSQLFVSEDGVYNTRARVLGGGSVLNAGFYTRAGDEYVKEAEWKSDEVEAAYEWVEQKIAFQPPMMGWQTALKDGLLEAGEFPYNGFTYDHINGTKVGGTIFDRAGHRHTAADLLEYAKPETIVVYLHASVHKILFTTKGRPRPKAYGVIFQDANGVLHKVELEKNAMNEVILSAGAIGSPQLLMLSGIGPTAHLAAHGIKPVVLDHPMVGQGMGDNPMNAIFIPSPTPVEVSLIQVVGITKFDSYIEGASGVIFTYSWTRKFFDGVLNYLNEMQASRTASTTSPTLSTQSITDFFKSMDPLLNASTRAGLILQKIAGPVSRGHLELRNTNPDDNPSVRFNYYQDPEDLKKCVEGINTIIKVINSKAFSKFKYLDATIKGLLDLILSVPTNLRPRHLTSAFNLKQFCIDTVMTIWHYHGGCQVGRVVDKNYRVLGLDSLRVIDGSTFLKSPGTNPQATVMMLGRYMGQRILQERATYHKKDDES; this comes from the exons ATGGGTTTACAAATATTATGGTTAGGTCGCATTGTTCTCGTCGTAACATTCATCTCCCATGCCTTGTGTTTTCCAGATCAAG CTGGCTATTACAGTTTTATGAAAGATGCAATACTTGCACCAATGTTCGCTCGGTTCGACTACATAATCATCGGAGGAGGAACCTCCGGTTGCGCGTTAGCCGCAACGCTATCTCAAAACGCTAGCGTTTTGGTTCTCGAACGAGGCGGCGCTCCTTACGATAATCCGACGGCCACAGATATCGGAAACTTCGCCAACACACTCTCAAACACATCACCCAAGTCGTGGTCGCAGCTTTTTGTATCCGAGGACGGAGTTTACAACACACGTGCCCGCGTCCTCGGTGGAGGCTCGGTGTTAAACGCCGGGTTCTACACACGTGCGGGAGATGAGTACGTGAAGGAGGCTGAGTGGAAGAGCGATGAAGTTGAAGCTGCTTACGAGTGGGTCGAGCAAAAAATAGCGTTTCAACCGCCCATGATGGGGTGGCAAACGGCGTTGAAAGATGGACTTTTAGAGGCTGGTGAGTTTCCGTATAATGGTTTCACGTACGATCATATCAACGGGACTAAGGTCGGTGGTACGATCTTTGACCGTGCTGGTCATAGACACACTGCGGCTGATTTGTTGGAATATGCTAAGCCGGAGACCATTGTTGTCTACTTGCACGCTTCTGTTCACAAGATCCTCTTCACCACCAAAG GAAGGCCAAGGCCAAAAGCATACGGAGTTATATTTCAAGACGCAAACGGAGTGTTACACAAGGTAGAGTTAGAGAAGAACGCAATGAACGAGGTGATTTTGTCAGCGGGTGCTATCGGGAGCCCGCAGTTGTTGATGCTGAGCGGTATAGGTCCCACGGCTCATCTCGCGGCTCACGGGATTAAACCGGTGGTCTTAGATCATCCGATGGTAGGGCAAGGGATGGGAGATAATCCGATGAATGCAATCTTTATTCCTTCTCCTACTCCTGTCGAGGTTTCTCTAATACAAGTCGTTGGAATCACAAAGTTTGATAGTTACATTGAAGGAGCAAGTGGCGTCATCTTCACTTATAGTTGGACCCGTAAATTTTTCGATGGTGTTTTGAATTATCTCAACGAG ATGCAAGCAAGCCGTACTGCTAGTACCACATCTCCAACATTGTCGACCCAATCCATTACAGATTTTTTCAAATCCATGGATCCTCTATTGAATGCTTCCACGAGAGCCGGTTTAATCCTTCAGAAAATCGCGGGACCGGTCTCGAGAGGTCATTTGGAGCTTAGGAACACAAATCCAGATGATAATCCTTCAGTGAGGTTCAACTACTATCAAGATCCAGAGGATCTAAAGAAGTGTGTTGAAGGGATCAACACCATTATTAAAGTGATCAATTCCAAGGCATTCTCCAAATTCAAGTACCTGGACGCAACCATAAAAGGCCTGCTCGACTTAATACTTAGCGTTCCCACCAATCTAAGGCCGAGGCACTTAACCTCAGCATTCAATTTGAAGCAGTTTTGCATTGACACTGTGATGACTATTTGGCATTACCATGGAGGTTGCCAAGTTGGAAGAGTGGTTGACAAGAATTACAGAGTGTTAGGCCTCGATTCATTAAGGGTCATTGATGGATCCACATTTCTCAAGTCCCCTGGGACTAACCCTCAAGCTACGGTTATGATGCTTGGAAG GTATATGGGCCAAAGGATTCTTCAAGAGAGGGCAACTTACCACAAAAAGGATGATGAATCATAA